Within Massilia litorea, the genomic segment TGCGGGCGGCGGACGAGCGCTGCCATATTGGTAGTATTAGCTATAAGTTAATGACTGGAAAATTACTTGTCGTCCCGCAGCTATAACTTGAAGGAATGTTTGAGTTACGCAACAGTTGGTTATGGATGGGCGACAAATTGGTATTGTCAAATCCTGCGCGGCCGCGTTAGCGTCTTGAAAACACTACAAGGAGACCTGTTTCCATGCGCTTTGCTCCCCTGCTGCTCGTTGCGGCCACCCTCGGCGGCTGCGCCAGCCAGTCCACCCTGCCCGCTCCCGCCAGGCCGGCAGCGCCCGCCCCGCTCGCGATCGAGGCCGTGCTGCAAAAGCAGATCTATCAGATGACGCCGGTCGAAGCCGGGCGCTACATCGCCTGGGCCCACGCAGCCGAGCCGGACCTGCGCAAGCGCATCGCCGCGATCGGGCGCAAGAACCTGGGCCAGCCCTATCTGCTGAACCTGCTGGGCGAGTTTCCCTTCGAGGTACACGACGATTTGCCGATGTTCAGCCTCGAGCGCAGCGATTGCGTCGTGTTCGCGGAACACACCTATGCGATGGCACTGTCGCGTTCGTGGGAAGAATTCTTCTGGATGCTGCAACGGATCCGCTACCGCGACGGCGTGATCGGCGTCGCCACGCGCAACCACTACACCGAGATGGACTGGAACGTCGCCAACAGCTGGCTGGTCACCGACATCAGCGCGCAGCTGGCTGGATCGAATGGCCCAAGCTACGCGATGCGGGTCGACCGCGCACGCTTCCTGAAAACCCGCCACAACACCGAGCGCGCCATCCCGGTCGAGACCAGCCGCCAGAGCTATGTGCCGAAGGAACAGGTCGCGGCCATCGCCAGCCAGCTCCAGGAAGGCGATTTCGTCAACGTCATCTCGACCCGCGACGGCGAGCACTGGGCCTCGCACGTCGGCCTGGTCGTGCTGGGCGCGGATGGCGAACGCCACCTGCTGCATTCGCAGGAACCGAAAGTGCGTGAAGAAAGCTTCGACTCCTTCATCGCGCGCGCCGCCGAACGCGAAGCGCGCAATGCCCGGGAAGGCAGGAATGGCCAGCGCCTGGCCGGCTTCAAGTTCCTGCGCCTGAACGACAACATCGTGGTGCCGCCGATGGCGCCGCAGCCACGCCCGGGCAGCTGATCCGTCCTGTCTCCCGCGCGTGCCAACGGTGCGCGCCGAAGTCCCCTCCCCTCGGGCGGCATCGCGCTGCCGTCCTCGCCCGGCCCTGAGCGCGCCTGTCGCGCCTCTCTCCCATGCATCCGCGCCGGATTGCGCACGCCGGCCGCGCATAGTCGGCCCTGCCGCAACATTCTCCCGATTTATTATTTCCTGACTTTTATATTCCAATCGGAAATGTATTGCCAACTCGACTGCAATTTATTTCCGAATTACATTTCCTCAATTAAATAAATAGCCGACTTCATTTTAATTCGCAATTTTCGGTTGAGCAGGGTCAAACTCAGCAATCCGACCGGGACAGATAATTAATTTACTCAACAACGGC encodes:
- a CDS encoding N-acetylmuramoyl-L-alanine amidase-like domain-containing protein — translated: MRFAPLLLVAATLGGCASQSTLPAPARPAAPAPLAIEAVLQKQIYQMTPVEAGRYIAWAHAAEPDLRKRIAAIGRKNLGQPYLLNLLGEFPFEVHDDLPMFSLERSDCVVFAEHTYAMALSRSWEEFFWMLQRIRYRDGVIGVATRNHYTEMDWNVANSWLVTDISAQLAGSNGPSYAMRVDRARFLKTRHNTERAIPVETSRQSYVPKEQVAAIASQLQEGDFVNVISTRDGEHWASHVGLVVLGADGERHLLHSQEPKVREESFDSFIARAAEREARNAREGRNGQRLAGFKFLRLNDNIVVPPMAPQPRPGS